TTTATTAAAACACCACGTTGGATAGGTGACCCTTATATCAAAAATGGGTTAAGTGATTTTGATAAACGATTTGCTAAATAGATATTTTAGAAATACCATTTTTATAATGATTCTCAATCAATATATATCAAAATACATTTAGATATATATTGATTATTTTTTAATAAACCAGATGTCTTTAGCGGCCAACAATAGACCTATTATTAAACCCATCAAATGCGCTGTATTTGCAATTGATCCTAACCAACCAAGATAACCTGCAACTAACCAGATTAAGGCAAAAAACATCATTGTTCTATCAAAGCGTATTGGTGAGGATTTTACTTTTTCACCATATAACCAAACATAACCCATTAATGCATATACGACCCCAGACAATCCACCAAAACTTGGTCCCGATATAATACCTGTTGCATAATTAGATAATATTCCCGCAAATAACAACAATTCAAGTAGCTTAAAAGTTCCTCGATTTTTTTCAATCATGCCACCTAAATACCACCACCACATAAGATTTGAAACAATATGAATTAGAGAGAAATGAATCAATGCTGGGGTAAAGTAGCGCCAAATTTCATAAAAATGCCCTACTGTCGGATAGCCAATATAATCCAATATTTGATAAGGACCCATAATAGTATATAAAACAAATACTAAGACACAAATCAACGTGATTGAAGTGGTTAGCTTCCCGGCTGAAATAATTTTAGGTAAACCTAAATTCAATCTTATGCTTTGTTTTTCTTTAAAATGTGATCCTATCTGCCAACTAGCATTACTATATTGTGGATCAAAAGGATTTTTAAGATATGAAATAAGTTCTGATTTAACTAACGCAATAGTTTGTTCATCTTCACTATCTATGAATAATTGACTATTTCCTTCTATATCTAATTCAATATGCATTGCAATACCTTTTGTTTTCATATAATCAACAAAAGTTTGCGCATATTGTGCTTGTTTAAATGACATTAAATACATATTCATTACCATATTTTATTGAAAACAATAATTCAGCCTAATACTAAAGTATAACAAATCGAATAAATATAAAATTAAACTAACCTTTCGATTCCAATAATTTTAAAAAACATAACAAAACAACGTATAATTTATTAGAAACTGGCTTATTACGGTTACTAGTTAAATGAGAAAATATAATACACGATTTTGGATAGTAGCTCTTCTTTTTGTATCCTTTAATTTATTTGCTGAATATCCGGCAACCGTTATTCGAGTCATTGATGGTGACACGGTTGTAGTAATAACCGAACAAAAAAAGAAAACTCGTATCCGTTTAATTGATATTGATGCACCAGAATTAGGTCAACCTTTTGCAAAGAAATCTAGACAACATCTTTCATCACTTATTGCAAATAAAAAAGTAATAATACAAGAAAGCGGTAAAGACACTTACAATCGGAAATTAGCAACAATATTTTATTGTGAAGATAATATCAATGAATTAATGGTTAAAGAGGGCTATGCGTGGGCTTATCGTTACAATAACATAGCTTCTAATCCTAAAATGGTAAAATTTGAAAGGCAAGCAAAGCAAAAGAAGTTGGGTCTTTGGCAAGATAAAAAACCGATAGAACCCTGGAAATATCGACAAATTCAAAAAAACTTACATAATTTTATTAAATAAAATGTTTACCTAATAACATTCATTGAACAAATTAAATTGAATAACAATGATAAGTAAAAACAAGAGTTAAAAACTTAAATTAAAATGGAATAATGTGATAAGAAAGGATTAATATCAGTCTTTACATTATGCAATACCCAAAGGGGTATTGCAAATAACAGAAGATTCACTGGAATCAAAGTTTTAAAATCTAAAAAAACATCATTAATTTTTTGTAGATTTTAAGACTATTATGCTTAGATTACTCTAACATCTGCAGCAGCTGGACCACGAGCACTGTCTTGAATTGAAAACTCAACGTTTTGACCTTCCGCTAAGGTTTTAAAACCATCATTTACGATTGCAGAAAAGTGAACAAAAACATCTTTGCTACCATCAACAGGAGTAATAAATCCAAAACCTTTACTTTCGTTAAACCATTTTACTTGGCCAGTTTTTTTAGTCATCTAAAAATATCCTAAATATATAAACAAAATAAAACACATAGTTAATCTATGTGGATCAACATATAACTTACAAATCTTATTTATAACGCTAGAAAGAAGCTAAAGCTGAAGAAAACTAACACGGTTTGGCAAGTAAACTATTAACGACTTATATTCAAATTCTAATGCTTTAATAGAGCTGCATGTTGTATGCATGCCCATATTAACGCATATTACCTTACATATAGCAAGCTTATTTTGAATTTTTTTCTTAATGATAATTTTACAAAAACTAGATAAAAAAATATTATAATTAAGATTGAAGCTCTCTCTTTTTAGAATAAGACTCTATTACTTTCATAAAATCAAACTGTTGAATAATTTTCCCTATTTGTAATTTGTTTTATTCATGAGTAAATTCAATATAATCGTCACACCTTCAACCATTTATAATATTGTTGTTATTGCTGGCACAGTTTCACTTAGATGACACTAGAGAAACAACGATAGGATTTTTGGCAAATTATGTGAACTTATATACTTTTACTGGATAATGTATACTATTCAAGTTATTGAAGACAGAATCAGTGTTTAAGTAACGCAATAAAAGTGTATTTTTTATCAAATTCATAGAACTGTAATTTGATTAAGAACCAAA
Above is a genomic segment from Frischella perrara containing:
- the glpG gene encoding rhomboid family intramembrane serine protease GlpG; the encoded protein is MYLMSFKQAQYAQTFVDYMKTKGIAMHIELDIEGNSQLFIDSEDEQTIALVKSELISYLKNPFDPQYSNASWQIGSHFKEKQSIRLNLGLPKIISAGKLTTSITLICVLVFVLYTIMGPYQILDYIGYPTVGHFYEIWRYFTPALIHFSLIHIVSNLMWWWYLGGMIEKNRGTFKLLELLLFAGILSNYATGIISGPSFGGLSGVVYALMGYVWLYGEKVKSSPIRFDRTMMFFALIWLVAGYLGWLGSIANTAHLMGLIIGLLLAAKDIWFIKK
- a CDS encoding thermonuclease family protein, which gives rise to MRKYNTRFWIVALLFVSFNLFAEYPATVIRVIDGDTVVVITEQKKKTRIRLIDIDAPELGQPFAKKSRQHLSSLIANKKVIIQESGKDTYNRKLATIFYCEDNINELMVKEGYAWAYRYNNIASNPKMVKFERQAKQKKLGLWQDKKPIEPWKYRQIQKNLHNFIK
- a CDS encoding cold shock domain-containing protein — encoded protein: MTKKTGQVKWFNESKGFGFITPVDGSKDVFVHFSAIVNDGFKTLAEGQNVEFSIQDSARGPAAADVRVI